From Helicoverpa armigera isolate CAAS_96S chromosome 19, ASM3070526v1, whole genome shotgun sequence, one genomic window encodes:
- the LOC135118188 gene encoding carboxypeptidase B-like, producing MDQVKLVHEFENDLMLDVWSDAVPGRPGKVLVPKFKREIFENFLKQSGVQYKLEVENIKEQLELEDQLLAAAAAKSNSTRSRLSFDTIHSYEEVDAYLQELAKEFPNVVTVVEGGKSFEGRSIKYLRISTTNFQDASKPVVMMQSLLHSREWVTLPATLYAIHKLVIDVTESDLINNIDWIILPVANPDGYVHTFNGGRFWRKNRATGYMIFNYCMGVDLNRNFDMNWGTASSSIACSDTFHGRSAFSEPETCVIRDIIAEHRNRMALFLDIHSYGSIILYGYGSGVLPINALQVHLLGVQMAQAIDRVKWSTNKDYIVGNVFHAMYASSGSASDYAMQAAAPFSYTYELPAYRNGDGLEGFLVDPDFIEQAGFETWEGIKAGARAAVAAAKELKKVNTA from the exons ATGGACCAAGTCAAACTGGTCCATGAATTCGAAAATGATTTGATGCTCGATGTCTGGTCTGATGCTGTACCCGGACGCCCTGGCAAAGTCCTCGTCCCCAAATTCAAGagggaaatatttgaaaacttcCTCAAACAGTCTGGAGTGCAATACAAACTcgaagttgaaaatattaaaga ACAGCTGGAATTGGAAGATCAACTCCTAGCCGCAGCTGCAGCTAAGAGCAACAGCACCAGATCGCGTCTGTCCTTTGACACAATCCACAGTTATGAAGAG gTCGATGCTTACTTACAAGAGCTTGCAAAAGAATTCCCAAACGTTGTCACCGTTGTTGAAGGAGGAAAGAGTTTCGAAGGCAGATCCATCAAGTACCTCAGAATTTCtaccaccaacttccag GATGCCAGCAAGCCCGTGGTCATGATGCAGTCTCTCCTCCACAGTCGTGAGTGGGTGACCCTCCCTGCGACTCTCTACGCCATCCACAAACTTGTCATTGATGTCACAGAATCTGACCTGATCAACAATATCGATTGGATCATCTTGCCTGTAGCCAATCCTGATGGTTATGTTCATACTTTTAACGGT GGCCGTTTCTGGAGAAAGAACCGCGCCACCGGCTACATGATATTCAACTATTGCATGGGAGTAGACCTCAACAGGAACTTCGACATGAACTGGGGCACAGCGTCCAGCTCCATCGCTTGCTCTGATACCTTCCACGGCAGAAGCGCCTTCTCCGAACCCGAAACCTGCGTCATCAGGGACATCATCGCCGAACATCGCAACCGAATGGCCTTATTCCTTGACATTCACAGTTATGGCAGCATAATCTTGTATGGTTATGGAAGTGGTGTTCTCCCCATCAATGCTTTGCAGGTTCACTTACTCGGAGTCCAAATGGCCCAAGCTATCGACAGGGTCAAATGGTCTACCAACAAGGACTATATTGTTGGTAATGTCTTCCATGCTATGTATGCTTCATCAGGTAGTGCTAGTGACTACGCCATGCAAGCTGCTGCCCCATTCTCGTACACCTATGAACTTCCTGCTTATAGAAACGGTGATGGGTTAGAAGGATTCCTTGTAGACCCTGATTTTATTGAACAAGCTGGCTTTGAGACTTGGGAAGGTATTAAAGCTGGTGCCCGAGCTGCGGTCGCTGCTGCTAAAGAATTGAAGAAAGTCAATACTgcttaa
- the LOC110373538 gene encoding carboxypeptidase B isoform X1, which translates to MKYLLVFCFSVAGVLAKHEIYDGHAVYQVDVASMDQVKLVHDFENDLMLDVWSDAVPGRPGIVLVPKFKREIFENFLKQSGVQYKLEVENIKEQLELEDQLLAAAAAKSNSTRSRLSFDTIHSYEEVDAYLQELAKEFPNVVTVVEGGKSFEGRSIKYLRISTTNFQDASKPVVMMQSLLHSREWVTLPATLYAIHKLVIDVTESDLINNIDWIILPVANPDGYVHTFNGDRLWRKNRATGYMIFNYCVGVDLNRNFDVNWGTASSSDVCSDIFHGRSAFSEPETSVIRDIIAEHRNRMALFLDIHSSGSMILYGYGNGDLPSNALQVHLVGVQMAQAIDRVKWSTNKDYIVGNSYHVLYAASGAADDYAMQAAAPFSYTYELPAFRNSDWIDAWFVDPDFIEQAGFETWEGVKVGARAAAAAAKELKKVNTA; encoded by the exons ATGAAATACTTATTAGTATTCTGTTTCTCTGTGGCCGGGGTGCTGGCTAAACATGAAATTTACGATGG ACACGCCGTTTATCAAGTAGACGTTGCCTCAATGGACCAAGTCAAATTGGTCCATGACTTCGAAAATGATTTGATGCTCGATGTCTGGTCTGATGCTGTACCCGGACGCCCTGGCATAGTCCTCGTCCCCAAATTCAAGagggaaatatttgaaaacttcCTCAAACAGTCTGGAGTGCAATACAAACTcgaagttgaaaatattaaaga ACAGCTGGAATTGGAAGATCAACTCCTAGCCGCAGCTGCAGCTAAGAGCAACAGCACCAGATCGCGACTGTCCTTTGATACAATCCACAGTTATGAAGAG gTCGATGCTTACTTACAAGAGCTTGCAAAAGAATTCCCAAACGTTGTCACCGTTGTTGAAGGAGGAAAGAGTTTCGAAGGCAGATCCATCAAGTACCTCAGAATTTCtaccaccaacttccag GATGCCAGCAAGCCCGTGGTCATGATGCAGTCTCTCCTCCACAGTCGTGAATGGGTGACCCTCCCTGCGACTCTCTACGCCATCCACAAACTTGTCATTGATGTCACAGAATCTGACCTGATCAACAATATCGATTGGATCATCTTGCCTGTAGCCAATCCTGATGGTTATGTTCACACTTTCAACGGT GACCGTCTCTGGAGAAAGAACCGCGCCACCGGCTACATGATATTCAACTATTGCGTGGGAGTAGACCTAAACAGAAACTTCGACGTGAACTGGGGCACAGCGTCCAGCTCCGACGTTTGCTCTGATATCTTTCACGGCAGAAGCGCCTTCTCCGAACCCGAAACCTCCGTCATCAGGGACATCATCGCCGAACATCGCAACCGAATGGCCTTATTCCTTGACATTCATAGCTCTGGCAGCATGATCTTGTACGGTTATGGAAATGGTGATCTCCCCTCCAATGCTTTGCAGGTTCACTTAGTCGGAGTCCAAATGGCTCAAGCTATTGACAGAGTCAAATGGTCTACCAACAAGGACTATATTGTTGGTAATAGCTACCATGTGCTGTATGCTGCGTCTGGTGCTGCTGATGACTACGCCATGCAAGCTGCTGCCCCATTCTCGTACACGTATGAACTTCCTGCTTTTAGGAACAGTGATTGGATTGACGCATGGTTTGTTGACCCTGATTTTATTGAACAAGCTGGCTTTGAGACGTGGGAAGGTGTTAAAGTTGGTGCCAGAGCTGCGGCCGCTGCTGCTAAAGAATTGAAGAAAGTCAATACTgcttaa
- the LOC135118187 gene encoding carboxypeptidase B-like, producing MKYLLVFCFSVAGVLAKHEIYDGHAVYQVDVASMDQVKLVHDFENDLMLDVWSDAVPGRPGKVLVPKFKREIFENFLKKSGVQYKLEVENIKEQLELEDQLLAAAAAKSNSTRSRLSFDTIHSYEEVDAYLQELAKEFPNVVTVVEGGKSFEGRSIKYLRISTTNFQDASKPVVMMQSLLHSHEWVTLPATLYAIHKLVIDVTESDLINNIDWIILPVANPDGYVHTFATNRFWMKNRATGYMIANFCVGVDLNSNFDMNWDTVSSSNACSGNFHGRSAFSEPETCVIRDIIAEHRNRMALFLDIHSQGSMILYGYGNGVLPSNALQLHLVGVQMAQAIDRVKWPTNKDYIVGNTLHVYNIGSGSASDYARQAAAPFSYTYKMPAYRNGNGLEVFLVDPDFIEQAGFETWEGIKVGARAAAAAAKELKKVNTV from the exons ATGAAATACTTATTAGTATTCTGTTTCTCTGTAGCCGGGGTGCTGGCTAAACATGAAATTTACGATGG ACACGCCGTTTATCAAGTAGATGTTGCCTCAATGGACCAAGTCAAATTGGTCCATGACTTCGAAAATGATTTGATGCTCGATGTCTGGTCTGATGCTGTACCCGGACGCCCTGGCAAAGTCCTCGTCCCCAAATTCAAGagggaaatatttgaaaacttcCTCAAAAAGTCTGGAGTGCAATACAAACTcgaagttgaaaatattaaaga ACAGCTGGAATTGGAAGATCAACTCCTAGCCGCCGCTGCAGCTAAGAGCAACAGCACCAGATCGCGACTGTCCTTTGACACAATCCACAGTTATGAAGAG gTCGATGCTTACTTACAAGAACTTGCAAAAGAATTCCCAAACGTTGTCACCGTTGTTGAAGGAGGAAAGAGTTTCGAAGGCAGATCCATCAAGTACCTCAGAATTTCtaccaccaacttccag GACGCCAGCAAGCCCGTGGTCATGATGCAGTCTCTCCTTCACAGTCATGAATGGGTGACCCTCCCTGCGACTCTCTACGCCATCCACAAACTTGTCATTGATGTCACAGAATCTGACCTGATCAACAATATCGATTGGATCATCTTGCCTGTAGCCAATCCTGATGGTTATGTTCACACTTTTGCCACT AACCGTTTCTGGATGAAGAACCGCGCCACCGGCTACATGATCGCCAACTTTTGCGTGGGAGTAGACCTCAACAGTAACTTCGACATGAACTGGGACACAGTGTCCAGCTCCAACGCTTGCTCTGGAAACTTCCACGGCAGAAGCGCCTTCTCCGAACCCGAAACCTGCGTCATCAGGGACATCATCGCCGAACATCGCAACCGAATGGCCTTATTCCTTGACATTCATAGCCAAGGCAGCATGATCTTGTACGGTTATGGAAATGGGGTTCTCCCCTCCAATGCTTTGCAACTTCACTTAGTAGGAGTCCAAATGGCCCAAGCTATCGACAGGGTCAAATGGCCCACCAACAAGGACTATATTGTTGGGAATACCCTCCATGTTTATAATATTGGATCCGGTAGTGCTAGTGACTACGCTAGGCAAGCTGCTGCCCCATTCTCGTACACCTATAAAATGCCCGCTTATAGAAATGGTAATGGGTTAGAAGTTTTCCTTGTAGACCCTGATTTTATTGAACAAGCTGGCTTTGAGACTTGGGAAGGTATTAAAGTTGGTGCCAGAGCTGCGGCCGCTGCTGCTAAAGAATTGAAGAAAGTCAATACtgtttaa
- the LOC110373538 gene encoding carboxypeptidase B isoform X3 has product MKYLLVFCFSVAGVLAKHEIYDGHAVYQVDVASMDQVKLVHDFENDLMLDVWSYAVPGRPGKVLVPKFKREIFENFLKQSGVQYKLEVENIKEQLELEDQLLAAAAAKSNSTRSRLSFDTIHSYEEVDAYLQELAKEFPNVVTVVEGGKSFEGRSIKYLRISTTNFQDTSKPVVMMQSLLHSREWVTLPATLYAIHKLVIDVTESDLTNNIDWIILPVANPDGYVHTFNGARLWRKNRATGYMIFNYCVGVDLNRNFDVNWGTASSSDVCSDIFHGRSAFSEPESSVIRDIIAEHRNRMALFLDIHSQGSMILYGYGNGDLPSNALQVHLVGVQMAQAIDRVKWSTNKDYIVGNSYHVLYAASGAADDYAMQAAAPFSYTYELPAFRNSDWIDAWFVDPDFIEQAGFETWEGIKVGARAVAAAAKELKKVNTA; this is encoded by the exons ATGAAATACTTATTAGTATTCTGTTTCTCTGTGGCCGGGGTGCTGGCTAAACATGAAATTTACGATGG ACACGCCGTTTATCAAGTAGATGTTGCCTCAATGGACCAAGTCAAACTGGTCCATGACTTCGAAAATGATTTGATGCTCGATGTCTGGTCATATGCTGTACCCGGACGCCCTGGCAAAGTCCTCGTCCCCAAATTCAAGagggaaatatttgaaaacttcCTCAAACAGTCTGGAGTGCAATACAAACTcgaagttgaaaatattaaaga ACAGTTGGAATTGGAAGATCAACTCTTAGCCGCAGCTGCAGCTAAGAGCAACAGCACCAGATCGCGTCTGTCCTTTGACACAATCCACAGTTATGAAGAG GTCGATGCTTACTTACAAGAGCTTGCAAAAGAATTCCCAAACGTTGTCACCGTTGTTGAAGGAGGAAAGAGTTTCGAAGGCAGATCCATCAAGTACCTCAGAATTTCtaccaccaacttccag GATACCAGCAAGCCCGTGGTCATGATGCAGTCTCTCCTCCACAGTCGTGAATGGGTGACCCTCCCTGCGACTCTCTACGCCATCCACAAACTTGTCATTGATGTCACAGAATCTGACCTGACCAACAATATCGATTGGATCATCTTGCCTGTAGCCAATCCTGATGGTTATGTTCACACTTTCAACGGT GCCCGTCTCTGGAGAAAGAATCGCGCCACCGGCTACATGATATTCAACTATTGCGTGGGAGTAGACCTCAACAGAAACTTCGACGTGAACTGGGGCACAGCGTCCAGCTCCGACGTTTGCTCTGATATCTTCCACGGCAGAAGCGCCTTCTCCGAACCCGAATCCTCCGTCATCAGGGACATCATCGCCGAACATCGCAACCGAATGGCCTTATTCCTAGACATTCATAGCCAAGGCAGCATGATCTTGTACGGTTATGGAAATGGTGATCTCCCCTCCAATGCTTTGCAGGTTCACTTAGTCGGAGTCCAAATGGCTCAAGCTATTGACAGAGTCAAATGGTCTACCAACAAGGACTATATTGTTGGTAATAGCTACCATGTGCTGTATGCTGCGTCTGGTGCTGCTGATGACTACGCCATGCAAGCTGCTGCCCCATTCTCGTACACCTATGAACTTCCTGCTTTTAGGAACAGTGATTGGATTGACGCATGGTTTGTTGACCCTGATTTTATTGAACAAGCTGGCTTTGAGACGTGGGAAGGTATTAAAGTTGGTGCCAGAGCTGTGGCCGCTGCTGCTAAAGAATTGAAGAAAGTCAATACTgcttaa
- the LOC110373538 gene encoding carboxypeptidase B isoform X2 has translation MKYLLVFCFFVAGVLAKHEIYDGHAVYQVDVASMDQVKLVHDFENDLMLDVWSYAVPGRPGKVLVPKFKREIFENFLKQSGVQYKLEVENIKEQLELEDQLLAAAAAKSNSTRSRLSFDTIHSYEEVDAYLQELAKEFPNVVTVVEGGKSFEGRSIKYLRISTTNFQDTSKPVVMMQSLLHSREWVTLPATLYAIHKLVIDVTESDLTNNIDWIILPVANPDGYVHTFNGARLWRKNRATGYMIFNYCVGVDLNRNFDVNWGTASSSDVCSDIFHGRSAFSEPESSVIRDIIAEHRNRMALFLDIHSQGSMILYGYGNGDLPSNALQVHLVGVQMAQAIDRVKWSTNKDYIVGNSYHVLYAASGAADDYAMQAAAPFSYTYELPAFRNSDWIDAWFVDPDFIEQAGFETWEGIKVGARAVAAAAKELKKVNTA, from the exons ATGAAATACTTATTAGTATTCTGCTTCTTTGTAGCAGGAGTGCTGGCTAAACATGAAATTTACGATGG ACACGCCGTTTATCAAGTAGATGTTGCCTCAATGGACCAAGTCAAACTGGTCCATGACTTCGAAAATGATTTGATGCTCGATGTCTGGTCATATGCTGTACCCGGACGCCCTGGCAAAGTCCTCGTCCCCAAATTCAAGagggaaatatttgaaaacttcCTCAAACAGTCTGGAGTGCAATACAAACTcgaagttgaaaatattaaaga ACAGTTGGAATTGGAAGATCAACTCTTAGCCGCAGCTGCAGCTAAGAGCAACAGCACCAGATCGCGTCTGTCCTTTGACACAATCCACAGTTATGAAGAG GTCGATGCTTACTTACAAGAGCTTGCAAAAGAATTCCCAAACGTTGTCACCGTTGTTGAAGGAGGAAAGAGTTTCGAAGGCAGATCCATCAAGTACCTCAGAATTTCtaccaccaacttccag GATACCAGCAAGCCCGTGGTCATGATGCAGTCTCTCCTCCACAGTCGTGAATGGGTGACCCTCCCTGCGACTCTCTACGCCATCCACAAACTTGTCATTGATGTCACAGAATCTGACCTGACCAACAATATCGATTGGATCATCTTGCCTGTAGCCAATCCTGATGGTTATGTTCACACTTTCAACGGT GCCCGTCTCTGGAGAAAGAATCGCGCCACCGGCTACATGATATTCAACTATTGCGTGGGAGTAGACCTCAACAGAAACTTCGACGTGAACTGGGGCACAGCGTCCAGCTCCGACGTTTGCTCTGATATCTTCCACGGCAGAAGCGCCTTCTCCGAACCCGAATCCTCCGTCATCAGGGACATCATCGCCGAACATCGCAACCGAATGGCCTTATTCCTAGACATTCATAGCCAAGGCAGCATGATCTTGTACGGTTATGGAAATGGTGATCTCCCCTCCAATGCTTTGCAGGTTCACTTAGTCGGAGTCCAAATGGCTCAAGCTATTGACAGAGTCAAATGGTCTACCAACAAGGACTATATTGTTGGTAATAGCTACCATGTGCTGTATGCTGCGTCTGGTGCTGCTGATGACTACGCCATGCAAGCTGCTGCCCCATTCTCGTACACCTATGAACTTCCTGCTTTTAGGAACAGTGATTGGATTGACGCATGGTTTGTTGACCCTGATTTTATTGAACAAGCTGGCTTTGAGACGTGGGAAGGTATTAAAGTTGGTGCCAGAGCTGTGGCCGCTGCTGCTAAAGAATTGAAGAAAGTCAATACTgcttaa